The DNA window GCTCTAGGCAAATTAACAAATCAAAAGTAGTCCTTCAGCCTGCCCTGGGCAGTTGTCAGCCCTGGGCACAGACAGATGCTGCAGAAGTTACCCAGGGCATCCAGTGAAAATAACAACACATTATCCAGCCAGATGCTGAACAGAGACCCCCAACACCCAGACCCCAGAGTCGATGGTCATGCTGGGTGTCTCTGGGACTTTTTCATTGGTGGGTCCAAACCACAGGAACCTTGAGGACTCCAGATGAgccttgtctctccctcccccattttgGGGGCTTGCCCACAGTCTGCTCAAAGTGGCAGCTGCAGAGCAAAAGTGAAACCAGGCACTTGATAAATATCTTTCCTCGGTCAAGCGTGGCTCACGGAGCCACCTCTAGGGTCCTGGGGGTGCTAGGAATTCTGATGGATGTTTTCTGAAGACCCTTCACTGCTTTCATTGAGAGGCGTCTCAGAGGTCTCCTCCAACTCATCGTCAGCCCCTTCCTCCTGGATAGTGAGGTGCACATCTGGAGAGGAGGACTCAGAGCTCACGCTATCCCCTTCCATTGAGCAGAGGGTGCAGGACAGCGCAGGCGCCACACTCTCTTGCAGCATATTCAGCATCACGGGCACCTGCGTCGACCTCAGGCTGGACATCATGGGCAGCGGCTTCATAGCCTCCCCCCACAGCCTCTCCTCGTCTTTGTACAGCAGCAAGAGGCTGGACTTCTTCTCGCGCCTCTtggatttcatgtagcccagcaTGATTCCgatcaagaaaatgccatagAAGGACATAACAACCAGGACATAGAAGTATTCATTGCCATTGCCACTGCTGTTACTAGGCACACGGGACTCGAGGGGGCTGCTGGAGGCTGCAGCGCTGGGGTGTGTGCTGTTCAGAGACTCCATCCTCAGCATTGAAACGCTGCTCACACCGTGGGGATCTGGGGAGAAAGCTGCAAGTTAGACCTTCCTCGTGGATTCACAGGACAGGCAGAAGGCAAGCACATGGCTCGTGAAGTTGCAATAGATCGAAAGAGGTCATCAACAACAGGAATGAAAGAAATAGCAGAACGGAAGGCATCTTGTCAAACAGTTAACAGGGGTTAGCACTGAGGGCTTGGAGCAAGTAAGAAAgcaagggaggaaatggaagaagagagaaaaacttTCACCAGATAGAAAGATAGTTAAtaaatggatagatgatagatagatagatagatagatagatagatagatagatagatagatagatatactttattttcattttggaaaataacCATGCATTCATTCTAAACTTTAAATATTATAGACTGTATATGAATTCATAGAAAAAATATTATCTTAACATTCAAAAGGCATGCTTTAACTGGCAAGGCAAAAGCAAACTTTGCATTTTGTTTCAAAAGCTTCTGCTTTCTCAAATCCAAAGTTAAGATTCCTTAgaagaacaaaaaaagcaagaaaacttTTTCTATTAATAGTTAAAACTATTCCTCTTGCGTGTCTCCGAAGACAAGGAGGCTCGTTCACTTACCAAACGCTGACAGTTCGTCCCAAGTGTGGAACTCCTACACGGCTGAATCTGAGGACGTTTTCCTTCTGTGTCAGGCTCTGCGCTCTGACAGCCCCGCTGCTGTCCTCGGGATATATAGTCAAGTCACGTGTTCCGGGAGAAAAATTTACAACAGAGGTTGACTGTGGCGGAGCCAGCAGTGAACTCAAAGCACTGCACTTCCACTCTCTGAACTTCGCAGCTGGGATGAGAAAGGGGGAGGGCAAGTAGGAGCTgcttgctcctcctgcctcagctcagaACAAGATGCTTCAGGTGGCCAGAACTATGTGCAAAAGAGGAGAGTGTACTGTGTTTGAAATGTTACCCCAAAGCCGACTGCCACTAAGGAGAAGTTTATGTTTCATTTCCCTTGCAGGAAGTAACCAGTACGTCATCTATAGGTTTTCACAGGAAATCTAGCCCTGTCCTTAGAATCAAAGACAGTTGGCAGCAAGCACAGAATTTATAGTGAAGGAATTATGgtttccattttaaattcttctacTAATTGAAAAACCCTTCCGTAGCCAGTGCCTCGGACTGGTGTGGTAAAATTGTTGGCTAATGAGGGACAGGACTGTTCAGCAAGCAGAGTTCTAAGAATCCTATTTTAAGCTCTTTTCCTCTGAACCACTCTAAAAAGACAAGGCTAGCTAGCACAGGTTAGCCCTTTAAAAGCAGAGATTCTACCTGCCTCACACCAAGCTCACAAATACATTCTCTAGGGTCTCTTTGGGAATCTCCCAGATTCTACCCAGAGATCGGTGGACATCTGTAATCCAGTGgttgagaggctgaagcaagggAACTATGATTccatgtcagcctgggctacaaagataAACCCCGCTGGAAAATAGAAATCTTCCAGGTTCTCTTTTTAGTGATCTGTGTGAGGTGGAAAAGTGGCGGTGAGAGCCGTTAAGAATCCTATAATTATGGCCATGCCTCTGAAGCAACCACACATCCTCGTGTATCTCAGGCAGGTCATGAGAGAAGCAGGTATTCTCTCAGTGAGCCACCAAATGAGGATCAAGTTCTAAATACCTATGCGGGCCCCTTGTGAGTGACACGGGAAGAATCACCAAGGTCTTGGTCACCAAGTCACTTGCTCCCTGAGATGTTTACTCTAAAAGGTTCTCACTCTAAGTCCAAGCAAACTGGCAGTAACCTGGACTTCACCTCCAGCAGCCTCCGATCTAGGAGCTGCAGTGGGACTGGCATACAAGCCAACCCTAAACAAAGCATCACGGAGGGGTCTACTGTCACTGAGTTGAAGCTGAGGAGAAACACAGAAACCTTCCTCTGACTGTGTAGCACACATATGGCCCTTGTGCCACAACTGTCTTTGTGAGTCTGGCTTTGTGACAGACGCAAATTCTGACAGGCATCCTGAGAAAAGAGTTGAGCCAAGAGTCCATGGTCCCAGACTACTCACCTGATGCTTTGTCCTGTGGTTACCCCAAAACTCCGCAGCTGGTGCTGAGGTCTTATCTGCTGATGATCCCGACACCAAGGTCATTCATGCAATGACATTTGTTCATATCAGTACTGTGTGATATATACTCTGCCTGTTCAAAACTCCTCAGCTACATGACAGACCTGGCCTTTTCCACCCACCCTCCACATAAGGGCTGTCAGACGTCCATCCCTATGTGCCCGGGGTGGCGTATCTGAAGGGTAGAGTAGGAAAGACCTGTGAGAAGCATTCCTGTTGGTACTTGCTGTAGTATTATTGCTCATGGACCTCGGGATGGATGAGACTAGTCATCACTGCGGGGTGGGGTTTGCCAGGCACTGCAAACTGGACAAGACAAGGTAGGAAAATGTGTCACCAGGTTTAAGGAGCGGGAGCTACCAGGTGTGGGAAAGACAAGCAGAAGCTGAGGAGCCAGCAAAATTAATCCCAAGCCTGAGCCTACAGCCCCAAGGCACTAAAGTCAAGACAGGTCCTGGCTTctggaacaaatacagaaagaaggCCAAAGGACTAAGAAACTAGAAACAGAGGGAGGGTCGAATCCAGGGCAGGGATTGTCACAGACGCTGGGGATTCTAAGAAAGACCCATGAACCCACAGACCACCTGTTGGTGACCCCGTGACCTCTGAAGCTCCCAAACTCTGCAGGGGTCTTTTGAGGAAACAATTCAACTGAGCACTGTCCTCTGGCAGAGATGATTGCTCCAATTATGTGGTTTGATGCCATGGTTGGGTCCTCCCCCCCATTACCAAAGCTTCTTCTGGTTGCTTCCTGGTGTATAGACGGTCTTCCTCCAGACTTTCCATTGCTGCTCTTCCTTTCTAACTTGCCCTACCCTCAGACTGAAACTCAAGATTTGGGCTTGCAAGCTCCTACCCTGTCTCAGAAGGTAATGTGGGGAGTGATTGAATGTAGCGGGCATGGTCGGCCGGCAAGAGAGCAAACCAccaaaacatggatcttttaaaggtatttgtgcccctcagacaagggattggtcagctaccccatcaactgaagaagacacatCAATGTCAGCTGCTGGCCTAGCCATATACTCTCAGTGGTgagcacacttacacacacatgtgcagcacacaaacacatacatacacatacacaccctgaCTCATACCTCCCCtcttaaaatgaaattatctgaaaatatattgttgtttaaatttataaaacaactACAAAGACTGTAGAAAAATTGAGATGAATTCTTGAGGATGTTGGTttaaggacccgagtttggtttccagcactcaagTCAGGCAGCTCCCACCCATCTGTGACTCCCACTTGGaagaatctgacaccttcttcagGGCTCTGTGGGCatcaacacacagacatacaaaaatgcatattactaaaaaataaaaataaataaatgttttaaaaaaataatcaattgaTTATATATTTCCAGATCTGTTTCTCAACTCTTTCAATAAAATCactttaaattaacattttaaataagcgTGAGATATGTTACAGTCAAAACCCAGCGGGATTAATCCCAAGCACTCAGACGAGATTAAGCATGTGcagggtggtatggccatagTCATACATCCCTTTccctcagaaaggagaggcaggtgcatctcatttgaggccagcatgacctATATAATGTGTTCTGGGATAGATACAGCTACATGGTAAtaccatgttttttaaaaaaaaagttatttaccTAGGTGTCTATTTTTTACCAAACTCACATCAAACCTGTGAAATATTACaaccatttcattttaaaaaaagaaatcaaaaggccAAAGACTAAGCAATTTTCCCCAAATTGTACCACTAGTGATAacaccaggagagagagagacagacagagagagagagagagagagagagagagagagagagagagagagagagagcgcttttCTGTATGGgtccatgaacacacatgtgtgctcatgcatgagGAGACTAGAGGACCGTGCTGTGCATCTTCCCCAgctgctctctgccttattctttaAGATAATTTCTTTCAATTAAGCTTGACCTAATTGATTTAGCTAGATTGGGTAGCCAGTGAGTGAGGTCCAGAGGTGTTTCCCTGTCTCAGCCGTCCCAGCTCTGAAATTCCAGATGTGTGCCATGGTGTCCAGCATTTTACATGAATGCCGAGActcgaactcaagtcctcatgtttgaGTGCCAGGCACTTtctctactgaaccatctctccctgTAGATTCAGGGTTTGAACACAGTTCTGCGGAACACCAAAGCATGCTTGCTTCTGCTCTCCTTTGTCTCACTGAAAGGAAACTAAAATGTAATTCAGAGATAATAGGAAATGAAAGTTTGGTATTTATTCAGTTTCTCTGGGGTTTTTATCagtcttaaaaatatacatttagatGACCAAGTTCTCAAATGTAAGTATGAACATTCCAttacaaattgttatttttttctgaagttcatGGTATTCTCAACATTAGAAGCTGTGCTTCCTTAGAGTATTCCAGAAAGAATATGTCGGTGAAAGGTCAATACCTTTGCCCTATATCCATGTGACCCCCCCAATACAACCATTTCCCTTTAGCCTAGATGCACAGCTTGTCTTGTCTCATGTTTTGATGTagtgtgttgttttctttctctctctctctcccccctgaCTCATGCCGACACACACTTTCTCTGGAGCTCTCCGTATTGGAGTACTTTCATTTCCTGATGACGTCATTTTCACCAGATGACCCAAGAGTCCCTGGCCGCACATCTCTGGAATTATGTTAACAGCTTCTGTGACTAAACAAAGTCCATGCTGGGATAGCAGCAGAACCATGAATCTCATCGGATTAAACACAGAGGGCAGAGATCTGACCCAGCTCTTTCTCATCTATGCTACGTGACTGGCTCCGTTGcttaatttctctgtgttttcgTTTTAGCCACCCGCAAGCATGTCAAGAGGCAGGCGTGTCAAGGAAAGGATCGTTAATTGTGCCAAGATTCTCATCAGTATCCCATCACCCACCAGGCTCTCCCACTCACTCCTGAGCAGGCTGCGCTGCAGGTCGGGCAGAGCTGTGCAGAACAAACCCCCTGTGCCCACCACTGCTTTTGCTCTTCCAGAAACTCATTCTGAGAAGCTGTATCTGGGAATGCTCGTGGTGGGTCACCCCTGAGTCACCCTCCCTGAATGCAGAGTTTTCATCATTCCTAGTACTTGGAATAAGACAGGAATAGGGCTGGGTATCTGCCAGGTATGTAACACAACCTCTGGGTCCTCCCTATAACACCAGCTATGCTCAGGAGGATAAAGCTATGATCAGGATGTCTTAGACATCATCCAGAGATGGCTGGGAGGAAAGAACCCACACCTCATGACAGTCGAGATTAATGCTGTTATTAgctcacatttattatttatttttcaaacttttcgCCTGGTATTTATTTGACGAATATTTGGATAACGCCTACAAGGTACCAGGAATTGCTCTAAGCACTTCTTAGATGTTAGCCTACTTAAGCCTCATAAAAACCCTATAAggtggggctagaaagatggctcagcagttaagagaactgactgttctCACGGAAGactcaagttctgttcccagaaccttTGTCAGGAGACTCACAACTGCCCATTACTCGAGCTGCAGGGGATCTAATACCTCTCCCAACCTCCTTCAACACTTGCACTTGTGCACACGTGTTCACATGCACACGCAAACTCGCATACAActgaaaataagtaaaacaaatcttcaaattaAAAACTGTAAGATTGTGTTAAATTGACTTTCCCCGGGAAGATGTGAACAGTTGCTCTGCCCAGACAGATGCCAATGAAAGGCTAAAGCAGAACCACACCAAAGCCCAAGCTGGCGAGagcaatgagtttattgggcttccttATAGAGTGTAGCCAAAGGGTTCCCTGAGTGTGGGTAAACCCAAAACAGCTGTAGCACTGCAGAATCCCCCACCATGAGATCAAGGAAGTTTCAGTAac is part of the Arvicola amphibius chromosome 8, mArvAmp1.2, whole genome shotgun sequence genome and encodes:
- the Kcne4 gene encoding potassium voltage-gated channel subfamily E member 4 produces the protein MLRMESLNSTHPSAAASSSPLESRVPSNSSGNGNEYFYVLVVMSFYGIFLIGIMLGYMKSKRREKKSSLLLLYKDEERLWGEAMKPLPMMSSLRSTQVPVMLNMLQESVAPALSCTLCSMEGDSVSSESSSPDVHLTIQEEGADDELEETSETPLNESSEGSSENIHQNS